ACTACACACAAAACGGTGCAAACGTTAACCAACAGGGTAACTACAACATCAGTGGCGGCTCTTCAAACGGTGGCTCTACAAACTTCACAGGTTGGGGCTTAGGTGCTAACTATGCTTGGCAAAAATTGTATGCAACTGCTAACTACCAAGCTTTGAGGAGCGTTCAGCCATATGGTAGTGCTGCTACAGCATCCAATCCGTACTCTGCAGCTGATGCAATCTGGTCCAATTCTCTTGGTGGTGTTAACACTCAAGACAACCAGGCATACATCGCTGCAACTTATGACTTCGGTATCTTGAAGGCCTACGGTCAGTGGGTAAGCCGTAAAGCAACTGCTGTTCAATTTTCAAACTTCTACGCTAAGCGTACAGCTCAGCAGTTAGGTGTTCGTAGCTTCATTACCCCTACTGTTGAAGCATGGGCAAGCTTAGGTAATGGTCGTTACACAGCATTCGGCAACGGTCAACCAACAGCTAACTTCACCGGCTATCAATTAGGTGGTAACTACTACTTGAGCAAGCGTACAAACTTGTACGCAATCTACGGCTCAACAGAAACTTCAAGCGTATCAACCCAAGGTTCTGCTAGCCAAAACAACTATGCAGTGGGCGTTAAGCACACTTTCTAATTCCGATGCTAGCGTAAGCTAGTTGAAGATTTAGTTGTATAGAAGTTCAAACCCACCGTGGTAACACGGTGGGGTTTTTTATTTGGCAAGTATCATTTAGTTTCATCTAACTAAGTCGGCAATTCATGAACTATCTTCTACAACAGGCAGTTATTTATCATCAGCAAAAGAACTGGTCTGAGGCTAAAAGGTTGTATGAGTATTTGCTAAAGGTTGAGCCTAAAAATTTTGATGCCTTACTTCTTCTGGGTCTACTACATGCCGAAAAGGGAGACTCTGATCAAGCCTTAAAATTTTTGCAAAATGCCGTGAAAATTAATCCATCCTCTGAGGCTGCTAAATATAACTTAGCGTGCACATTTGTCGCCAAGGGTGATCTAAGTTCGGCTGAGAAGTATTTCTTACAAACTCTAAAAATAAATTCTACGAATGTAAGAAGTTATTTTGAGCTGGCGAAAATAAACAGGCTTCTTGGCAAAAATAGTGTTGCACAGAAGTACTTTGATGAGTTGATTAAAATCGAACCAAATAATGCAGAAAATTACTATGAGTATGCCTTGTGCCAAGTTGACTGCAAGAACTATGAAGCTGCAGCAGAATTACTTCAAGTCTCTTTAAAACTAAATCCCTCTTATGTGGATGCTTTGATAGTTTTGGGTCGAACGTACTTTGAACTGAGAATGTTCGATGATTCAAGAAGAATATACGATCATTTATTGGGCATAGACCCTCATTCAGCAGTTGCCAATCGGAGTTTGGCAA
This genomic interval from Polynucleobacter necessarius contains the following:
- a CDS encoding porin, translating into MKKSLFALAALTAVAGAAQAQSSVTVYGILDAGWVGGNSKLSGPNATPQNQAGTWSKFSISGAEATSRLGFKGTEDIGGGTSAFFTAEMSLTGDSTAPLGSVRQMFVGLKKNGIGAGSIGTVNTIIHNAVAVTDPGAHIAGNVYATNTGATATPDLTNYGQSAAYTVRTANTLALATDTFAGFSLNANYTQNGANVNQQGNYNISGGSSNGGSTNFTGWGLGANYAWQKLYATANYQALRSVQPYGSAATASNPYSAADAIWSNSLGGVNTQDNQAYIAATYDFGILKAYGQWVSRKATAVQFSNFYAKRTAQQLGVRSFITPTVEAWASLGNGRYTAFGNGQPTANFTGYQLGGNYYLSKRTNLYAIYGSTETSSVSTQGSASQNNYAVGVKHTF